The genomic stretch GAATTTTTTCTAAAATAGTTCTGTTATATGGCGTATCCATCACAGGACTGTGAATAGTCCATATATCAATATTCTCTGGTAGGACAGGGTTTAATCCACGTGTCGTAATCATTAAAGGAATCTCGGGTGCAAGTGTTTTCCATTGATTGGCTACACTTAATAATTTTTCCACATCCTCTTCTTTCGGAAATTCCCACAATGGAACGAAGGTATACTTTATCAAATTATTTCGTTGCAGGAAGTTATACAAAATCGTTACTTTTTCAGGCTGATTTATCAATTGTGTAGGTAAAGAAAAATTCGTTATTCCTGTCTTTTTTAGTTTTTGAATTTTAGGAAGGATATTATTCAATTCCTGTTCATAATTTTCCGTCTTTGGCATGGGTAGCTGAGTAAGTTCTCGTAGAGTCACACGATGTTCAATAGCATTCTCCAGATACATTGAAGCAAGTAATGAGGCATCGGGCTTTTTACCTAAAAGGGTTTGAGTATTGCGAATGGCACAATCCCACGAGAAACCAAAGTCTGTTTTTAATGTAGGTGTTTCAGGCAATACAAATTCAAATACATGTATGTTCAATGCGATTTCAATAGGGTCAAAAGTATTGCTGTGCAATTCCAGGTAGCCTTGATATTCCCCCGGTGGCAAACTTTCTGGGGCGTATACCGTTACCCAGAAGGCAGACGTGCTTTGCGGGGCTATCTTTATTCGTTGTGTTGGTTTCAACGCATCAGGCCAGAAACCTGTAGGTCCTTCATAATAGGAAGGAACAACTACGGGGTGGAATTTAACCTCATAAAAAGAAAATGCGTCGGGTGGAATAGGAATACCAGTGTTTTCATCTTTTATGTCTGATAAGATTGCTTGGACAGAACAGGCTTCTTCACCATTATTGCGAATTGCAATTTGTAAAGATTCACGTTCTCTCCTTGCAAGGTAAATCTTATAAACTTTCTGACCCTCTGTTGTGGGTTCTGGATTGTCTTCTGGGAAAATCTTGAATAGCGGATTTTCAAACCAAATTTTTGTCCTTGAACCTTTGAATAAAAGATTCCTTTTTAATTTCCGTGGTCCTTTATCCAATGCTTTTGGAGCATCAGTCCATGGCGGGAACAACTCTTCATGCGGATTTAACGAGGGTTCAGGAGTTCCAACAACAAACTGTGTATCTATACCACCGTGGGGAGACCCCGTTTCTTTGCCAAGATAATATTGCTTCCCTTCTTGTTCTAATTGGGCAAGAAAATCATACCTCCCAGGAGAAGGTGCTTCCCAGTTATATGTGCAACGTATGAGGATATTCGGTTGAAAATCAAATTTTTTGGTCGGTAATTTCCATACCTTACCATCAGAACCAAGAACACGCGATTGAATTCTCATATTCTTAAACTCACGATTCGGCGAAAGAAGCAAAACCAATTTCCCATCCTCATAATAGTCCACTTGCCCTGCCATTTCATCAGAGGCAAAACTTACATGACTAAGTCCACGAACAATTGATAGTTTATACATTGTCGACCAGACATCTCCGGGTTTGAGTAAAGTAGGTAAGAACCAGGATTGAACCCCTTGCTTGTTTTCCTTTGGCTCCCACACTGCAAGGTAAGAATGGAGCATATCCGCATGGAAAATCAAGCATACATTTTCTAACAACTCAGGGTCGGTATAGGCTGACCAGTTCCGTGATGCAAGCAAATGATGACTTGAATCAATGGATAAAATACCGTCGGTTGAAGGTATCTCTAAACGGTCTCCTTCGTTCCACTTTCCACCAGGGTTTATCGAATTTGCTACCCACGGAGCTATCCATTGATTCTCTGTGCCTTCATTTTTGACAGTAAGTTTTACCGTAACCCCTGCTTCATGTGGTAAAAGTTCCATCGTACGTTTTACATACAATCCTTGTATATTCGGTCCTTCACAATTGTAAGTGTAGTTAATCACTCTTTTACCGTCAGGAAGATTCGTTACGTCCCATTGTTCATTAATCTTACGATTTGGCACGTAAAAACTACCAACACCAAATCCTTCCTGAAACATCCCTAAAGGACCCGCTATATTATCAGGCGGATTTATCAACCCTAACTGGGAAATGACCCCTTGCTGTGAAGGGTCAACTTTTAACCAGAGGTATTGTGTCCTTATTTCCGTTTCGCCTTTAATAGGTTCGCCTATTAACCTCGTAGGTATAAGAAAAAAAATAAGTACCAATCTAAGCAAACAATTTCTAAACAACGTTATGCCCATAGCCAATTGTCCAATCACAACAAACTATAATTAAGACCTCTGAATAAGAGGAGTAAAAAATTTTATGTAAATTATACACATTTTCATAGATGAAATCAGATTTACAAATCAAAGTAAACAAGAACTCAGAAGGTTATTCCTCCCTGTTTCAGTCTATTTTCACCCATACTATTTTGTTATTTTCTATTGTTCTTTCTCTCTTTTTATTACCTATGCATACGTCTCCACCTCACGCTTCAAATTATACCCCGCCACCAACAAAAAATGATACGTCCCATTCTTTTCTAACCCCCGAAACCGACACCGCACATATCCCATCCAATGCTTTAATATCGCAAAGGGTAATTCCACTCCTCCCCCCCGCACCTTCGGTATAGCACGATTCCGCAACCGACATAGCATTGCCTCGTTTGTTACTACCCCATTAAAGCCAATTCCCAAAAACTCTCGAAAAGATA from Candidatus Hydrogenedens sp. encodes the following:
- a CDS encoding DUF4091 domain-containing protein, producing MGITLFRNCLLRLVLIFFLIPTRLIGEPIKGETEIRTQYLWLKVDPSQQGVISQLGLINPPDNIAGPLGMFQEGFGVGSFYVPNRKINEQWDVTNLPDGKRVINYTYNCEGPNIQGLYVKRTMELLPHEAGVTVKLTVKNEGTENQWIAPWVANSINPGGKWNEGDRLEIPSTDGILSIDSSHHLLASRNWSAYTDPELLENVCLIFHADMLHSYLAVWEPKENKQGVQSWFLPTLLKPGDVWSTMYKLSIVRGLSHVSFASDEMAGQVDYYEDGKLVLLLSPNREFKNMRIQSRVLGSDGKVWKLPTKKFDFQPNILIRCTYNWEAPSPGRYDFLAQLEQEGKQYYLGKETGSPHGGIDTQFVVGTPEPSLNPHEELFPPWTDAPKALDKGPRKLKRNLLFKGSRTKIWFENPLFKIFPEDNPEPTTEGQKVYKIYLARRERESLQIAIRNNGEEACSVQAILSDIKDENTGIPIPPDAFSFYEVKFHPVVVPSYYEGPTGFWPDALKPTQRIKIAPQSTSAFWVTVYAPESLPPGEYQGYLELHSNTFDPIEIALNIHVFEFVLPETPTLKTDFGFSWDCAIRNTQTLLGKKPDASLLASMYLENAIEHRVTLRELTQLPMPKTENYEQELNNILPKIQKLKKTGITNFSLPTQLINQPEKVTILYNFLQRNNLIKYTFVPLWEFPKEEDVEKLLSVANQWKTLAPEIPLMITTRGLNPVLPENIDIWTIHSPVMDTPYNRTILEKIQRGKEVWWCVNHAPPRPYANFFLDFAGIEHRIFFWQTWMLGIKGVHYWCVNYSKEKDPEACPLDVIPTNGDGFLIYPGMEEPINSVRWEIIRDGIEDYDYLTIFNQLLEELKKSGKFPELIQKVEIIYNFKDIVPDLVNFTRNPDLLLTKRVEIGECIDQILKARQRIKQTSTQTQQVTPQPKQSTVPKRIESTPIPSPQQEPKIKGDTSQKPSQQERKPETLHPAPIQNPKSVGFKKKQ